The window TGGCTCATCAGCTCTTCCAGGATCTGGGGGATGACCTCGGGCCGGTGCTGGCCGTCCCCGTCCATCATGAGGACGATTTCGCCGCCAGCGGCCCGGATGCCCGTTTTCACCGCGGCACCGTTGCCGATATTGTAGGGGTGGGAAACGACCTTCGCCCCGGCGTTCTTTGCGGTTTCCACTGTCCCGTCTGTGGATGCGTCATCAACGACGAGTATCTCGTATTTTTCCCGTCGGTCATCCATGACCTTCCGGATGTCGGCTATCAGGGCCGGCAGGTTCCCTTCCTCGTTGTGGCAGGGAATTATTATTGAAAGAGCAAGAGCCTTCATGACACGGAGACTCGGAGACGCGGGGACACGGAGTAAAGGTCAGACGCGGTGACACGGGGACGCGGAGACACGGAGAAGAACCGACACGGCGACGCGGAGATCCGGTGGCGCGGAGATTCAAAGTTTTTGGATAAATCTACCATTGCTATTCCTTTGTTCTTATTGTCCAGTCGTTGGCCCCTGTCTGTTGCATATTGACCGAATTTCATCTATCGATGTTCTTTAGGTGTAATATACTTTCTAAGGGTTATCGCATATTGAGTAGCATATTTACTCAAAATATTGCATAGATGGCTGACATGTCAAGCAAAGAAATAGATGTTTTGAAGGTGTTGGCAAAAAAACTGAAAGGGCGGTTCTTTTCAACTGGTACATAGGTGAGTTTAAGGTTTTAAAACCCGGGCCGGGGCTTTCGTCCATCTTGTTCAGCCACCAGTATCTTGTTGTCAGTCAGAATATTCAGCTCTGTTCTCACGGAGTTGGTGGACACGTTGAATTCGGCGGCGAGCTCACGCAGGTAAGCTTTCATGGCCGGATTCGGGAAAAGCCTGACCAGGAGGTTCGTTTTCGTCTATGATGTGATGACGCCGCTGAGCATTGTTCCCCCGGACTCTGGAGCTTTCCGCTCATTGTTTCGCCGTGTCTCATGTTAAAGTGAGTAAAAATATTGCTCAAAATTAGATAGTCTTTCGGTACATGTCAAGGGATTTATTGTTCAAATCAGGATAGTTGAAGGCTTTAATTTAAAAGGAGTCTATAGTCATCAGGATCGATTGTATGTAAGATGCCCGAAGGTCTATCGAGCCCCGGTTATCCTGGCTGTGGGCTGAGTTAAGGAGGATGTTCCTGGATGAACTGGGTTCTTCTTTTTCTTTCTTACATATGTGCGTCGCTCATGGTCGGCGGTCAGTGGATGTGGAAAATAGGTGTGAGCGGGGAAAGTCAGGCTGTTGCCAACACAGGAGTGAAGTGGTGGATGGATCTGCTGCGTTCGCCCTGGATATGGTCAGGTTTGTTTTTCTATATCCTGGCCACACTGTTCTGGATCTACCTGCTTAAAGAGTATCGGCTGGGGATCGTTTATCCATTGATCATTGCTCTCGCGCTGCTCAATTCGACTGTTGTCGCGAAATTCTTCCTTGCAGAACCGTTTACAGTCTACAATTCCCTGGGTCTTTTTCTGCTGCTGGGTG of the bacterium genome contains:
- a CDS encoding glycosyltransferase family 2 protein, producing the protein MKALALSIIIPCHNEEGNLPALIADIRKVMDDRREKYEILVVDDASTDGTVETAKNAGAKVVSHPYNIGNGAAVKTGIRAAGGEIVLMMDGDGQHRPEVIPQILEELMS
- a CDS encoding GntR family transcriptional regulator is translated as MKAYLRELAAEFNVSTNSVRTELNILTDNKILVAEQDGRKPRPGF